In Neodiprion pinetum isolate iyNeoPine1 chromosome 6, iyNeoPine1.2, whole genome shotgun sequence, one genomic interval encodes:
- the LOC124222413 gene encoding prion-like-(Q/N-rich) domain-bearing protein 25 isoform X2, producing the protein MGSVSSASSDSDLESSLLSRVSTWDCSSDTDCTISNSSCVDGYCECAGGYMYNANMTSCILVATAYGDSCTEILQCSTYLLTGGVCEDSVCTCGDGYHYIHGRCYASSGLGEACEADVNCYVNADNEATSCVDGVCVCSDGFYQREYRTCRRGGYSEGDECAVDIDCQFENGVCNSSYVCTYDTTVNTTTTRLDVEGRVTRSLGRDDENATVGTECVSNDNCSTLANSKCGAAGTCICNRAYFASSDLSTCVPEIGEECSDDDDVTITNSLCRNGTWSCGYSTVTSLTQKICRKTTKVYNYSCLWDEQCYIFGPDASCQSKRCLCDEGSHWVEEELFCWVNKGIGESCQADEDCYVEDLDVELSCSNSVCTCPNGTSANSDNTLCKSDNAELGDVCEEDSDCTAANSACVDLVCTCPDYYYEVDEACAAGINATCSSDSDCSVANSTCTDDLVCACGDDFVSDESTSCLPVATYGESCESDIQCSTTLSNTYCAVVTSTTDAVETNTTSCDCESDYHYSYGACYLKSAIGDSCSTLADCYVETGSEYVVCRSGVCACTWDATASSTTACVISTSDAASFFLSTWLGLILLSVKICLV; encoded by the exons GATCCGTGTCCAGCGCGAGCTCGGATTCTGATCTTGAATCATCACTTCTGAGCAGAGTGTCTACATGGGACTGTTCGTCGGACACTGACTGCACGATTTCCAACAGCTCCTGCGTCGACGGTTACTGTGAATGCGCGGGTGGCTACATGTACAACGCGAACATGACGTCCTGCATTCTGG TCGCGACAGCCTACGGCGACTCGTGTACCGAGATACTTCAGTGCAGCACCTATCTTCTGACCGGTGGAGTCTGCGAGGATTCGGTCTGCACGTGCGGTGACGGCTACCACTACATTCATGGAAGGTGTTACGCCTCTTCCG GACTGGGTGAGGCTTGCGAGGCCGACGTCAACTGCTACGTTAACGCCGACAACGAGGCAACATCCTGCGTCGACGGCGTCTGCGTTTGTAGCGACGGTTTCTACCAGCGGGAATATCGTACCTGTCGTCGCGGGGGTTACT CCGAGGGTGACGAGTGCGCCGTGGATATCGACTGTCAGTTCGAGAACGGCGTCTGCAACAGCAGCTACGTTTGCACCTACGATACAACGGTCAATACGACGACAACCAGACTGGATGTCGAGGGTCGCGTCACCAGGAGTCTGGGCCGTGACGACGAGAATGCCA CGGTTGGCACCGAATGCGTGTCAAACGACAATTGCTCAACCCTTGCAAACTCGAAATGCGGTGCGGCTGGTACCTGCATCTGCAACAGAGCCTACTTCGCTTCCAGCGACTTGAGCACCTGCGTACCAG AAATCGGCGAAGAGTGCAGCGACGACGATGACGTGACGATCACGAATTCTCTTTGCCGCAACGGTACCTGGAGTTGCGGTTACTCCACAGTGACTTCGCTAACTCAGAAGATATGCAGAAAAA CTACCAAAGTCTACAACTATTCTTGCCTGTGGGACGAACAGTGCTACATATTCGGTCCCGACGCTTCCTGCCAAAGTAAACGCTGTCTCTGTGACGAAGGCTCTCACTGGGTTGAGGAAGAGCTTTTTTGCTGGGTGAACAAGGGCATTGGCGAGTCTTGCCAGGCCGACGAAGACTGCTACGTTGAAGATCTCGACGTCGAGTTGTCCTGCTCGAACTCTGTATGCACTTGTCCCAACGGGACCAGTGCCAACTCGGACAACACGCTCTGCAAAAGTGACAACGCAG AACTCGGCGATGTTTGCGAAGAGGACAGTGACTGCACGGCGGCCAACTCGGCTTGCGTCGATTTGGTATGCACTTGTCCCGACTACTATTACGAGGTTGACGAAGCTTGTGCGGCAG GGATAAACGCGACCTGCTCTTCCGACAGCGATTGTTCCGTGGCAAACTCGACGTGCACCGATGACTTGGTCTGTGCTTGCGGTGACGACTTCGTGTCAGATGAGAGCACTTCTTGTTTACCAg TGGCAACCTACGGCGAATCTTGCGAATCGGACATCCAGTGTTCGACCACCCTGAGCAACACCTATTGCGCAGTCGTCACATCGACGACTGATGCCGTAGAGACAAACACAACGAGTTGCGACTGTGAATCCGACTACCATTACAGCTACGGAGCATGCTACCTCAAATCAG CGATTGGAGACAGTTGTTCAACCCTGGCTGACTGCTACGTGGAAACTGGATCGGAATACGTTGTCTGCCGTAGCGGAGTTTGCGCTTGTACCTGGGACGCTACCGCAAGTTCTACGACAGCTTGCGTTATAAGCACAA GTGACGCGGCTTCCTTCTTCCTGTCCACCTGGCTGGGTCTGATTCTACTCAGCGTTAAAATTTGTCTAGTCTGA
- the LOC124222413 gene encoding prion-like-(Q/N-rich) domain-bearing protein 25 isoform X1 — protein sequence MWLRSHVSVFLILFLESLLLLNGSVSSASSDSDLESSLLSRVSTWDCSSDTDCTISNSSCVDGYCECAGGYMYNANMTSCILVATAYGDSCTEILQCSTYLLTGGVCEDSVCTCGDGYHYIHGRCYASSGLGEACEADVNCYVNADNEATSCVDGVCVCSDGFYQREYRTCRRGGYSEGDECAVDIDCQFENGVCNSSYVCTYDTTVNTTTTRLDVEGRVTRSLGRDDENATVGTECVSNDNCSTLANSKCGAAGTCICNRAYFASSDLSTCVPEIGEECSDDDDVTITNSLCRNGTWSCGYSTVTSLTQKICRKTTKVYNYSCLWDEQCYIFGPDASCQSKRCLCDEGSHWVEEELFCWVNKGIGESCQADEDCYVEDLDVELSCSNSVCTCPNGTSANSDNTLCKSDNAELGDVCEEDSDCTAANSACVDLVCTCPDYYYEVDEACAAGINATCSSDSDCSVANSTCTDDLVCACGDDFVSDESTSCLPVATYGESCESDIQCSTTLSNTYCAVVTSTTDAVETNTTSCDCESDYHYSYGACYLKSAIGDSCSTLADCYVETGSEYVVCRSGVCACTWDATASSTTACVISTSDAASFFLSTWLGLILLSVKICLV from the exons GATCCGTGTCCAGCGCGAGCTCGGATTCTGATCTTGAATCATCACTTCTGAGCAGAGTGTCTACATGGGACTGTTCGTCGGACACTGACTGCACGATTTCCAACAGCTCCTGCGTCGACGGTTACTGTGAATGCGCGGGTGGCTACATGTACAACGCGAACATGACGTCCTGCATTCTGG TCGCGACAGCCTACGGCGACTCGTGTACCGAGATACTTCAGTGCAGCACCTATCTTCTGACCGGTGGAGTCTGCGAGGATTCGGTCTGCACGTGCGGTGACGGCTACCACTACATTCATGGAAGGTGTTACGCCTCTTCCG GACTGGGTGAGGCTTGCGAGGCCGACGTCAACTGCTACGTTAACGCCGACAACGAGGCAACATCCTGCGTCGACGGCGTCTGCGTTTGTAGCGACGGTTTCTACCAGCGGGAATATCGTACCTGTCGTCGCGGGGGTTACT CCGAGGGTGACGAGTGCGCCGTGGATATCGACTGTCAGTTCGAGAACGGCGTCTGCAACAGCAGCTACGTTTGCACCTACGATACAACGGTCAATACGACGACAACCAGACTGGATGTCGAGGGTCGCGTCACCAGGAGTCTGGGCCGTGACGACGAGAATGCCA CGGTTGGCACCGAATGCGTGTCAAACGACAATTGCTCAACCCTTGCAAACTCGAAATGCGGTGCGGCTGGTACCTGCATCTGCAACAGAGCCTACTTCGCTTCCAGCGACTTGAGCACCTGCGTACCAG AAATCGGCGAAGAGTGCAGCGACGACGATGACGTGACGATCACGAATTCTCTTTGCCGCAACGGTACCTGGAGTTGCGGTTACTCCACAGTGACTTCGCTAACTCAGAAGATATGCAGAAAAA CTACCAAAGTCTACAACTATTCTTGCCTGTGGGACGAACAGTGCTACATATTCGGTCCCGACGCTTCCTGCCAAAGTAAACGCTGTCTCTGTGACGAAGGCTCTCACTGGGTTGAGGAAGAGCTTTTTTGCTGGGTGAACAAGGGCATTGGCGAGTCTTGCCAGGCCGACGAAGACTGCTACGTTGAAGATCTCGACGTCGAGTTGTCCTGCTCGAACTCTGTATGCACTTGTCCCAACGGGACCAGTGCCAACTCGGACAACACGCTCTGCAAAAGTGACAACGCAG AACTCGGCGATGTTTGCGAAGAGGACAGTGACTGCACGGCGGCCAACTCGGCTTGCGTCGATTTGGTATGCACTTGTCCCGACTACTATTACGAGGTTGACGAAGCTTGTGCGGCAG GGATAAACGCGACCTGCTCTTCCGACAGCGATTGTTCCGTGGCAAACTCGACGTGCACCGATGACTTGGTCTGTGCTTGCGGTGACGACTTCGTGTCAGATGAGAGCACTTCTTGTTTACCAg TGGCAACCTACGGCGAATCTTGCGAATCGGACATCCAGTGTTCGACCACCCTGAGCAACACCTATTGCGCAGTCGTCACATCGACGACTGATGCCGTAGAGACAAACACAACGAGTTGCGACTGTGAATCCGACTACCATTACAGCTACGGAGCATGCTACCTCAAATCAG CGATTGGAGACAGTTGTTCAACCCTGGCTGACTGCTACGTGGAAACTGGATCGGAATACGTTGTCTGCCGTAGCGGAGTTTGCGCTTGTACCTGGGACGCTACCGCAAGTTCTACGACAGCTTGCGTTATAAGCACAA GTGACGCGGCTTCCTTCTTCCTGTCCACCTGGCTGGGTCTGATTCTACTCAGCGTTAAAATTTGTCTAGTCTGA